One window of the Candidatus Methylomirabilota bacterium genome contains the following:
- a CDS encoding NAD-dependent epimerase/dehydratase family protein, producing MKVFVTGASGYIGFNVASAFRRAGHEVWGLVRSEKKAHTIATHEIRPVIGSMQHPESYQQIAEQCGVLIHAAVDYQADTFSLDRQTMEVLLAAGKRDSQPKIVVYTSGTWVYGDTLGKTADEGASLRPATLVASRPGIEQMVLNTAGVWGVVVRPGCVYGRQGGLTGMWFDGPDKGRVLQVVGDGNNHWAMVHVDDLADGYLRAAESGLAGEVFNLTDHSSSTVREMAEAVARVTGYAGYTEFLPADEASYIINGFAECLTLDQRVDSSKAVRLLGWQPKHRGFIEQVDTYFQSWKAAQYA from the coding sequence ATGAAGGTATTTGTAACTGGTGCAAGCGGCTACATTGGCTTCAATGTGGCCTCGGCTTTTCGCCGCGCCGGCCATGAGGTATGGGGACTGGTCCGCAGCGAGAAAAAGGCTCATACTATTGCCACGCACGAGATCCGCCCGGTCATCGGGAGCATGCAGCATCCGGAAAGTTATCAGCAGATTGCTGAGCAATGCGGTGTGCTGATCCACGCCGCCGTGGATTACCAGGCAGACACCTTTTCGCTGGACAGACAAACGATGGAGGTGTTGCTGGCGGCCGGCAAACGCGATTCGCAGCCGAAGATCGTTGTCTACACAAGTGGGACGTGGGTCTATGGCGATACCCTCGGCAAGACAGCGGATGAGGGTGCGTCCTTGAGACCAGCGACGCTGGTCGCCAGCCGTCCCGGCATCGAGCAGATGGTACTGAACACAGCCGGGGTCTGGGGGGTCGTGGTGCGGCCCGGCTGCGTCTATGGCCGGCAAGGGGGGCTGACCGGGATGTGGTTCGACGGCCCCGACAAAGGCAGAGTACTCCAGGTGGTTGGCGACGGCAATAATCATTGGGCGATGGTGCATGTCGACGATCTGGCCGATGGGTATCTACGCGCGGCTGAGAGCGGACTTGCCGGCGAGGTCTTCAACCTTACCGATCACTCAAGTTCCACCGTACGCGAAATGGCCGAGGCCGTTGCGCGGGTCACCGGATATGCCGGATACACGGAATTCCTCCCGGCAGACGAGGCCTCTTACATCATTAACGGTTTTGCCGAGTGTCTGACCTTGGATCAACGTGTAGATTCCAGCAAGGCCGTACGCCTGTTGGGATGGCAACCGAAACATCGCGGCTTTATTGAGCAGGTGGACACCTATTTTCAGTCGTGGAAAGCTGCCCAGTATGCCTGA
- a CDS encoding type II toxin-antitoxin system HicB family antitoxin, whose protein sequence is MLTAYINAALRKAHYEVLPDGDGYFASIEGLQGVWAQADTLEACREELCEVLEEWIVLGLRMGHPLPSIDGITLTIQQEMATSVCSRLRRLT, encoded by the coding sequence ATGCTGACGGCGTACATCAATGCCGCGCTACGGAAAGCCCACTACGAGGTGCTGCCGGATGGAGATGGATATTTTGCCAGCATCGAAGGCCTTCAAGGGGTGTGGGCGCAGGCTGATACACTGGAAGCCTGCCGTGAGGAGTTGTGTGAAGTCTTGGAAGAGTGGATTGTCTTGGGACTCAGAATGGGCCATCCGCTCCCATCCATCGACGGCATCACGCTGACCATCCAACAGGAGATGGCTACCAGCGTTTGCAGCCGCCTAAGGCGGCTTACTTAA